Within Macaca nemestrina isolate mMacNem1 chromosome X, mMacNem.hap1, whole genome shotgun sequence, the genomic segment TTTGGTTGTTTAGCTGAAAGATGGATCAAAAGATGACTCATGGTGTGTAAGTTGGAGATGCCTATTATCTCTTGATTTAACATACAGGAAGAACTTGAGAGGCTTAAGGAGATTGGAATGTAATTAGGGTAGATTTGCCATTTAAGACCTACTCACCCACTTTGGGAGAGTTCAGAAGACATAACCTTTGCCAATACTTTAAGAAATAGATTTCCAAGTGGAGCCCCAACATCCTTGAAAAGCTCTGTGATTGTTCTTCTCTGTAGGCCAGACCTTGCAGTAGGAACCACAGTGACTCAACTGGTAAAATTAAATGTCGTGGGAGTAACTGGATCCCAGGGTAGCAtgggccaagtggcagcactcaactgCCAAAGGTGTGGTGAGCATAGTTATGGTGAACAGCAGAATCAGAGCAACCATCAGAATACTCTGACTTGTGTAGACTACAGCATTGGTCAATTAATCATGGTGTTCTTAGAAGTGAAATAGATGGGAAGCCtactacattcttttttaaaattatttttattattattactatttcaaTAGTTTTTCGGGAACAAGTGGTgattggttacatggataagttctttaggtgtgatttctgagattttggtgcacccatcacctgagcagcgTACACTGCCCCCAATGTGTAGTCTTGAATCCCTTACCTCTCACTTTTCCCACCAAGTTTCCAGAGTccattatattgttttatttatttatttatttatttatttatttatttatttaattatttttgagacagagtcttgctctgtcacccaggctggagtgcagtggtacaatcttggctcattgcaacctccacctcctgggttcaagcaattctcctgcctcagcctcccaagcagctgggattacaggcctgtgccaccatgcctggctaatttttcatatttttaaaatagagacggggtttcaccatgttggccaggctggtcttgaactcctaacctcaagtcatccacttgcctcaccctcccaaagtggtgggattacaggtgtgagccaccacgcctggcccattatatcattcttatgcctttgcatccccatagcttagctcccacttgtaagtgagaacatattaTCTTCAGTTTTCCGTTCCTGAGTTGCTTGACTTAGAATAATcatctccaactccatccaggttgctgcgaatgccattatttcattcctttttatgactgagtagtattctgtggtatatataccacattttcttcattcactcgttggttgatgagcatttaggctggcgccatatttttgcaattgtgaattgttctgctgtaaacatgcatgtgcaagtgtttttttgtttgtttgtttttgtatataatgacttattttcctctacccagaggaaaagtgggattgctggatcgaatggtagttctacttttagttctttaagtaatctccatactgttttccatagtggctgtactagtttatattaccaccagcagtgtaaaagttttccctTTTTACCATATCTAcatcaacatcttttttttttattttttaattatggccattcttgcaggactAAGGTGGTATtgaattgtggttttgatttgaatttatctgataattagtgatattgagcattttttcatatatttgttggtcatttgtatatctgctTTAGAGAATTGTCTATTCCTGTCCTTAGCCCagtttttaatggaattatttgttttttttttcttgctgatttgtttgagttccttgtagattccggACATTAATCCTTCGTCTAATggttgcatagtttgcaaatattttctcccactctgtgggatgtctgtttactttgctgattttttttttttgctgtgaagTAGCCTTTTTTCGTTTAATTAAGtcctatctatttatctttgtttttgttgtgtttgctttggggttcttggtcatgaagtatttgcctaagccaatgtctagaaagatttttttcaatgttattttctagaatttttatggtttcaggtcttagatttaagtctttgatccatcttgagttgagttTTGCATAAGGTGATagatgagaatccagttttattcttctacatgtggcttgccaattatctcagaaccatttgttgaatgtggagatgtcctttccccactttatgtttttgtttgctttgtcaaagatcagttggctgttaagtatttggctttatttctgggttctctattctgttccattggtccaagTGCCTTTTTAtataccactaccatgctgttttggtaactatagccttatagtatagtttgaagttgggtaatgtgatccctccagatttattctttttgtttagtcttgctttggttatgtgggctcttttttgttccatatgaattttacaattttttttttctgattctgtgaagaatgatgatggtattttgatgggaattccAATGAATTTATAAATTGCCTTTGGCAGTaaggtcattttcacaatattgattctacccatccataagcatgggatgtgtttccactCATTTGTGTcacctgtgatttctttcagcagtgttttctttctttctttttttttttttttgagacggagtctcgctctgtcacccaggctggagtgcagtggcatgatctcggcttactgcaacctccgcctcccaggttcatgccattctcctgactcagcctcccgggtagctgggactacaggcgcccaccaccatgcctggctaattttttgtatttttggtagaaatggggtttcactgtgttagccaggatggtgtcgatctcctgacctcatgatccacccacctcagcctcccaaagtgctgggattacaggtgtgagccatcacgcctggcctagtgttttctagttttccttgtagagatatttaacctctttggttaggtatattccaacttgtgcgtgtgtgtgtgtagctgttGTAAAatgggttgagttcttgatttgattctcagcttggtcactgttggtgtgtAGCAGTGCttctgatttgtgtacatttattttgtatcctgaaactttactgaatttaattatcagatctaggagctttttggatgagtctttagggttttcaaggtataCAATCAGCATcggcaaacagtgacagtttgacttcctcattaccaatttggatgccctttatttctttctcttgtcttattgatctggctagggcttccagtaatatgttgaatagaagtggtgaaagtggccatccttgtcttgttccagttctcatggagaatgcttttaactttttcccattcagtatgttggctgtcggtttgtcatagatggtttttattaccttaaggtatgtcctttctatgccaattttgctgagggttttagtCACAAAGGgatactggattttgtcaaatggtttttctgcatctattgatatgatcataagatttttgtttttacttctgtttatgtgctgtatcacatttattgacttgcgtatgttaaaccaaccctggtatgaaacccacttgaccATGGTGTATTATTTTTTTGATAGGTTGTCAAATTcagttagctaatattttgttgaggatttttgcatttatgttcatcaaagatattggtatggaattttctttttttattatgtcctttcctggttttggtattagggtaatactgggGTAGcatactaaatttttatttaatctgtgTGAGCAGAAAACTTCCAGGTCAAATCAATAAAAGTCTAACCCAAATCATAAAAGCAGAGAATCATGGTCCCTCAATCAATTctcagacttgagccagtttacaaaCCCAGaatcccttgaatgaaggggaggctgggtcTCCTCAAGGAAAAACCCTGGTACACTACTGAAAATGTATactggtggggttttttttgtttttgttttgttttgtttttttaaactttttatttgcatatttaaaaaattgtgcatTCTGATAATTAAAATCatttgaacaacaacaaaaaaatggcaCTCTGATTAAACTGCATTACAGCCTGCAGGACACCTTGGACCAGCTTGGTTTTACTCTAGATTTCACTGTCGTCCCAACCCTACTTCTTCCACCCCACTTCTTCCTTCACCAACATGCAAGTTCTTTCCTTCCCTGCCAGCCAGATAGACAGATGGGAAAGGCAGGCGTGGCCTTCGTTGTCAGTAGTTCTTTGATGTGAAAGGGGCAGCACAGTCATTTAAACTTGATCCAACTTCTTTGcatcttacaaagttaaacagctaaaagaagtaaaataagaaGGCAATGCTTGTGGAATGTACAGTGCATATTGGCGGCACACGCCTCATTACGATTCGCCTGCTTGCTTCTCCTGTTCAATCGTTTCTTTGGAAGGCAGTGGATTTTTCTCTTGCATCTCTGTCTTCTTCAGTTTCGACTTATCGAATTTCTCGATCTCAGTCATATCGGGTTTGTCAAACATGGTTGCGGAGGAAAAGCGGAGCGAGGCGCACAAAAACGAGCGAAGTCTGGTCTGCGCAGTGGCCACTACCGAGTTGTCCGAAAATGTATACTGTTAATCTTTGTCCCAGCCTCCTCCAAGGGGATCTGTGGCCTTTTACAGGAGTAACTGTGCATTGGAGGGAAAAATCAGATCTTTCAGGGAGtacttgttctaaactgacattGATTCCAGGAGACCTGGAACATCACTATGTCCATACACTCAGAGTAGgagcttatggaggtcaggttaCCAATGGAGTTTTAGCTTAAGTCCAACTTACAGTGGGTTCACTGGGACCCCAAATGCATCCTGCAGTTATTTCCCTAGTTCCAAGGTGCATAATTGGAAttgacatacttagcagctggcagaattCCCACAATGGTTCCCTTACTATGGAGAGTGGgatattatggtgggaaaggtcaaatggaagccattagaggcaTTCTACTTaggaaaatagtaaatcaaatgCAATACTTCATTTCTGGGGGAATTGCAGAAATTAGTACCACCATCAAGTACTTGAAAGATGCAAAGGTGGTGATTCCTACCACATACCTACTCAACTCTCCTATTTGGCCTGTGTAGAAGACAGAtagatcttggagaatgacagtggattattgtaAGCTTAATCAAGTgatgactccaattgcagctgatgtaccagatgtggtttcattgcttgagcaaattaacacatcttctggtacctggtatgcagctatTGACCTGGCAAATGCCCTTTTCTGCATCCCTATCCATAAGGCCCATCAGAAGCAGTTTGCTTTCGGCTGAAAAGGCCAGTAATACACCTTCACTGTTCTGCCTGTGAAGGGGTATATCAGCCCTCTAGCCCTATGTCATAACTTAGTTTGCAGATATcttgatcagttgacagaggaag encodes:
- the LOC139360605 gene encoding thymosin beta-4-like — translated: MFDKPDMTEIEKFDKSKLKKTEMQEKNPLPSKETIEQEKQAGES